The DNA region CTTCAAATGCTTTTCAAAACATAAGGGCACCAAGTCTATGACTCTTATAATCTGCAAAAAGATTACTCTGTGGATGTGCTATGAAAGTCATCATCAATCTATGTAAACCATCTCTTACCTTagccagaaaaagaaaaagaagaaataatcAGTCCTCTGCTCTCACAGGAGTAGAATGATACATCTGGATATTTTAGTTTATACTTTTCCCATAAATCTATAGCTTCATAGCCTTCAACTATAATGCAGCAACATGTATCTATACAAAAACTATCCAACATAGCGAATGCAAAATCAACATTTTCAAAACAAGGCAGAATACGATATTAAATAGAGTAGCCCCAAAGGACAAAACCATAAGGATAATCTTCTAGGTACCTTCAGTTCTTCAACACGAAGGAGATGAAGGATCATAATATAGGTCAGCCGAAATTGAGATTCTAGCTTAGTCGCACTACCAACAATGACATGCCTCAAATTACTTTCTTCTGGGATTTCATCACGGCACATCACGATAACTGTACCAAATTTGTCGAGGCCCCTTCTCCCAGCACGTCCAGCCATTTGAGTGTATTCTCCAGGGAGTAATTCTCTAAAATCTTTCCCGTCAAACTTCCTCAGCGAGTCAAATACAACCTGAAAAAGATCAGACATGCATCAGAAGTTACAATTGTGCAATGCTTGCAAATATGTATCAACGAAGCAATGATTAAAGCATCAAATCAGAGTATCAAATTCAGCCCATGCAGACCATGGGCCACTTCCAGCTTTATCAGTTTGCAGTTGTAATTTACAAAGCACATCTTTAAGGAAATGAGATCTCCAGTGTAAAGCTGTGGCATCCAGCTGCATTGTTGACATTTGTGAAAGTCCTTACTGCTCCTCACCAGCAAACCGAAAGTAGCAGTTCCCTCCAACAAGCACTAGTCAAagtatgtatatgcatatgtaCCCCCTCAAGTCGAGTAACTTGAGGTCAGTGCATGTGATTGATACTGCTGGGCGAGTAATTGGATTGGCTCTGTATCTTTGtgaaacttttgcaaccatgGTATATCGGCCTTTCTTTGGTGGAAATTCAGTAAAATGGATCATTAACATGGTAGCACTGCAAAAATACTATGATTCACTGTATActattcttttatattatgGAAAAGGTACTCACTGTTCTTGCTGGGGCATTAACCCCCATAGCAAATGTCTCTGTAGAAAACAACACCTGCAACACCAAGAATAAAGAATCAAACCAAAGCCAAAAATGTAGCTCTAAAATTGATGAGAACTATCAGGTGTTGCCAGAATTAAAACCCATAATTTTACCTTAATAACACCTCGGCAGAAAAGCATTTCAATAACTTCCTTAACAATTGGGAGCAGACCTGCATGGTGTACACCGATCCCCCTCCGAAGAAGGCTTTGGATTCTAACAATCTGCAAGTTACAtgtttttgaaattcaaaacCAATAGTGACATCAAATTTGTCTTATTATTGGGGAAAACAATCTCTAACACATTTAAACCTGTGGCAAATTCCGGTCAGATCCCTTCAACCGTGAAAATGCTTTGTCGCAGAAAACACGTATCTCACTTTTCTCAGAAGAGCTTGTGAGATCAGTCCCAGTTAAACTATCGGCTGATCTGTCACATCGATTCTTGGAGAAGCAAAACACCACCACCTAAATATGCAAGCAAAGTGTGAACAACTCTTTTCTTTAATTCTAAATGAAGGTTTATCAGAACTCACTACACGAAAAGAAAGACATTCTGACAGTCAACAAATAGTCTTAGATCAATTCCTCTTATCTGGGTAACAGAGTATAACATGAAAGCACATCAATCAGTAGAAAAACAATGAGCAAATCCAAAAGACTCGTCTAAAAATGCCTCCAAATCATGCATTCTTTAGGTGATGTGCTACAGGCACCATTATAGGATGCATAATATATGAAGGAATACATAGAACATCCCAATCTACATGAAGCAAGAATAGTAGAGCTATTGAAGGTGGACTCTCGTGAAACCTTTTTCTGCAGAGAGTTATATTTGTAAAGTCTTTGTATAGTCAGGGGTGTAATTGGGGCCATTCATGCGATCAGGATAAAATAGATCCTTTTATATGCACATAATCTATTTTGCATTTTGCTTCCTTTTCTTGATCTGTATAGCAGGTAACCCTTAGTGCAATTTCTGAAGGAAATCTTTTTATCATAAATTTGCATGAAGAGTGAAACATACTGGCAATAGGGACTTCTTAGATAACTTGTTAATAAGCTGCAGCCACAAAGATGCTTCTGATCTTCTCAAACCCCAGTTGTTATCGCCATTACCATTGCCCTGATTTCCTGCGCCATTCCCAGAGCTTTTACCCAAATTATGGGCACCAGAATGCTTATTTAGCTTTCCGCGACTGAAATTTTCACACTTCTCTCCTTGACCTCCACCACGAACTGGTGAAGGGCCAGCCTTTGGCCCATTACCAGCCCCACCTGGAGGAgcattcttcttcttgaatGCATCTCTTGCAGCTCTCAATCCCTGTTGGATGAAAATTTCACTTTCGCATATTCTGTAAAGTTCTCCAGAGTAAAACAAGCAGTGTTCCAGTGGTACTGGTCTTTTAGTAGTcctgaaatatttttaaaaaaacaacaCATAAAAGTGATATATTTCTGACAATATGAGTGTAACTGGTAACAacatgaaaatgaaataataacaTAGTATCGATTTCAAGCATCGAAACCCAATTCACTCCAGAAAATCTAAGGGCACTAAGTGCCACCTCAAATGCATAGAATAAAAGATACAAATTCAGGTATACACTCTACCCTGTGACACGAATTTTTTTCTGCTTTGTCCGGCCAATCCAATCAGCAAATTCCATTGTGTTAGGTACCTGCAGATTCACAACGAAAACATTCCTTATATGGATGATGCCTCAAAAGTGCAAGGATAGGGTAGAAGAAGTTGAACAACGACGCAATTAAATCTGTATAAACAGTACCCTACAAAATATGGCTAAAGAAAACAGAAACCTTCCAACTGATGTGACGTTGATCGCTTCCTAGACATAATGTTACCTTAACAACAGCAAGTTAGTTCCTTCATCTTTCCAAGTTTCAAGCATAATACTCCAGAAACAAGTTAAGAATCCAcaatgaagaaagaaagattgaATGTGCTAAGCCATCCCCGATTGAATCAAACACCATGTAGCTTCTGAGTATACATAGGTTACATCTAGACCAGATAAAGTTCCACCAATCTTGATGCACTTTCACCAATGATCATCACTGTCAGATTCAATTTTCAGTAGGAGTATAACAGGAAGAAGCACTTGCCGTGGCAGAAAGGAGAATGATATTGACATGTCTTGGGAGCATGATGATTACTTCTTCCCAAACAACACCTCTTTCAGCATCATTAACATAGTGTACTTCATCGAATATAACCTGTTGCATCACATGAAATTGATGACCTCATCTTTAGCTTACCAGAAAAATGGAACAGTGAAAACAAGTACACCTCAAAGAGAGCTGGAAGCCACTccttaaaataatttcaaaatgaaaTTGTCCCTTTACCCATTCAATATCACGAATGATATCAGCCCCTCGATAAAGCATTGACCTTAAAATTTCGGTGGTCATAATAAGACATGAAGCCTCTGGCCTCAAGCTAATATCACCAGTAAGAAGGCCAACATCAAATTTCCCACAGAAATCCCTGTACTTTTGATTGCTGATGGTCTTGATAGGAGCTGTATATATTGCTCGCGTGCAATGCTACAATTAAAAAGAGTGAGTATTGTAATCAGCACAAGCAGCAGTCAAAGTTTTAGATTGGAGGCACAAGCGACAACTAATTACTCTAAACCAGCAAGCGCTCTCGTGGACTTCCCTTAAACTCAAGGGATCACTCAAGGACATATTGGACTTGGTGATTTTGACGAGGCACGTAACTATACACTTCATTAGAAGAAAACAGAGACTTGGCATACATTAAGTAATACCTTTGAAGCCAAAGCAAATGCATATTCAGCAACAACTGTCTTTCCAGCTGATGTATGAGCTGAAACAAAGACTGAATCACCTCTTTCAAGACAGTAGATAGCCTGCAATAACACATCTTTGCAAGCTCAGAACAAGAAAAATTGTTTGTTCGTAGGACAGAATAATATAACATAAGCTTGATGGAAAAACAACTTATCGAGAATTTTGAGAAGAAAGACGAAGGAAAAGAACTCAAAAGTCGGTCTGTACCCAgaactttgattttaaaaaatttcacataGCACTTCTTTAGGTAAGGTAATAAGGTATTTTAGAATTTAGCTACCAAGGGATTCCAGAATAATCAAATGAAAGTTCAGATGAGATTAACAAAATGAAACCATAGTTCAGATAATGAAAAGGGTCTTCTGCATTCATTAACTTGCATAAACACAAAGTatctgaaattatttttacctCCTTTTGGAATTTATCCAATTCAAAGGGAAATTCAAGTGCCATGTCGGGGACAAGTTCATGAAAGTGATCTGCAATCCCATCCTCTGCAGTGATAGCCCACACCTGCCCCTTGTATTTGTACAGATGAAAGCGGAGCTATCAGAAGCAGCTTACCATCGAAGAAGATAGAACTACCACTGTATTTAATGAAATCATCTATTCCAATGTTTAGTTTATTAACCTCCTGCTGACGTCCATCGTTAGGGTTCTTTTCCCCTGATTTAACTGCTGTTCCTCCTAATTCATCGGACAATATTTCATCCAACAAGGGCACTCCAAGTGAACGCATCTGGCCTTGTGCATCAATCTCATCTGTTTCTGCTTCTGGTACAGTAGGCTCGTGATCTGACAAATGAGCTTCACAGACAGAACAAATATCATAAGGACGTAGAATGTGTGGTGACTTGCTAAAATAAATCAACTATCACTTAATCCAATTATTAAACTGCAAGTTTGCAGCTTTCAGAATTCAAATCATTCCACAAATGCTGAACAAATTTATAATTCTGAAGACAACTTCTTCACAGCATTGTTAAGCTTCCAGCACTTCCATTAAGGCTCTATGTAACTTATTATATTTCAAGAGTATTACTTATTAATACACCACAGGAAGTCACACAGTTACCTTTAATCAACAAAATCATCAAGCACAATTTTACAGTTACACTTCATAAGATTAGGCCAACCATAAAGcctaaaaattatatagaacATGGCAAAGTAGCAATCCCTTATTAAGATCTTTGACAATAACATTGCCAATAGCTCAGGCCTAAATATGGACCCAGACAGCAATTAAACTGCAAAATACCACTTACCCTCTTCCTCATAATCTGCAGTTGTATcatcttcccaagctttcttgAACAAGTCATCAAACTGTACAGAAAGCTCGACCTGCCAGttgacaaataaaatattgatttttcGAAGAAACAGAACAAacacaaaaatttcaattacTTTACATTTAATTAACATTTTGTTAACCAATTAACAAGGTGTTTCACTTTTCTAAATCTCTTGTACATTCTTTTGCATACAGGTCTGTGCTCTTTGTGCTATTACTAATTTAAATGAATCCTTTTACACACATGTGCACACACACgtaaatacataatatataataataattacaagAACAAACCATCTTTTCTCTTTCATCTGGTAATCTCTTGGCTGAACCTTGCTCCTTATACACAGTCCATGAACATGGATGCGCCTGGATCCATTGTAAAGAGAGCATACGAATGTCAAGTGCATACATAATCAGCACTTCATTTATGAGAATACGATGTTGATAGAGATGGACCAAGTGAGCAACCTTGAGGTCTCCAAGGTGCAAGCCTTGCTTAAAGCTAGGAGGAACAGATTGAGCAGAACCCCCATTCAGAAGTTCACGTGCCCATTCACCATTTAATGCTCCATCAGGAAGAGTTCTTTCAAAGGATTGTGAATCATCCAAACCACCAGGACGGAAAGGCCGATTGCTGATGCTTCCCCtcataaaatcttttggaGGCCCAGTAATGCGGGGCAATGAACCAGAATCTTGAACCCCTGAGGTTAACTTGGAGATATCGACCTATAAtaccaaaaaaaggaaaaattctaAGCATGCGGAATAATGAAATTACTTGGGCCTATGGTCTATGCATCTGTCAAAAAGGATGAAGAATTCACAATGGAATGAAAAATTGCACAAATCTGAATACGCGAGGCATCCGTACCTCCAGTGAGTCGGGTTCCCATATTTGTGACCCTGAAAGCTTTGCTTGACGTCTAAATGGTAACTCCCACACTGGTACCACAACAGATCGCGGCAATGACGGTTCTAGGGGTACTTTCGCCTTGTCAAACCAGTCGAACTCCCAATCTCTTCCAGCTTTCTCGGGAGAGAACTCCTCAGCATCCAAATTCGGCCGAAGATATTTCTCCTCTATGTATGCCTTAATTGATTCTTGAGTTTCCTCGATGAATGCAGGAGGCTGAAACAAGAGCAGCAGCTGATATATCACGCCACCGGAAAGCTATAGCAGTACATGTCATAATGGCAATGAAAACAAATCGACTAAAACCCTCCATTAACTTGCCAGAGTAATGAGCCTCCAGACATATTACATTTCAACGGATCAGTTAAGTAACTTAAGAGAGGTTTTGAATGCTTTTCAACACGAATCACGGCAATTGCATCCTTAAAGCTAACCTAGCAGCTCCTCCAACAGCGCTAGATTCTATCTTCACGGCCGTTTAGGAGCTAAGCTCAAAATCCAGTAACAAGAGAAAGGAACAGCAAATTAGCCGAGCAATGCGAGAATTCAAGTACATTCAGCATCATGAACTCATATGACTTGACTTGCAGCCTCAGCATGCACTTGACCAGAGAAAGCAAAAAGATGAGGAAATCACGAACAGAGCCACTAGGAAAAATCGTAACAAAACCCTAAGCCCCGTCAGTCAACGTTAACTGAAAGTTCCTTCAGCTCAGTTCCATCACTAGAAGAGGTGTATGAGAAATGAACAACTACAACTGGTCCGCCCAATGAATGCACAGCAACGACAAAGTGTAACGAAGGAGGAGGAGCTGGGGGGACCGACGAGGATGAAATCGGGGACGGAGTTCACGGGGTTCGCGCGCTCAACGGTGGAGAGAGGCTCGAGGCGGAGATGGCCGCTGTGGCCTGAGAACCCGACCCGGAAGGACAGCCCGTTCGCCGCTTCGATCGGTTCCATGATCTGAtcatctgctgctgctgctttggAGGGGTAATGTATTGTGTCTTTCTCCAATTCTTTTGGTTTCACCTTCACCGGCTTTCATGGACATTCGAAAAGCTTTGCTTTTTCGCGGGTGGTGCTGAGGAGTGTCGGGTGAGGTGAGGAATAACTAAAAAGTCAAGGTTGAATCGGTGCTGCCTCCTTCCTTATATACGTTCGTTTTTTTTCTTCGGGCCGGAGTTCGAGCTTGCAAATACAAAGTGGGCCGGGTCAAGGCCCGAAGTACTATCAATGGGCCCAATTTCCCATTTAAGGGCCGTGATTGACTTGGATTCGAAGCCTGCGTG from Punica granatum isolate Tunisia-2019 chromosome 3, ASM765513v2, whole genome shotgun sequence includes:
- the LOC116200214 gene encoding DExH-box ATP-dependent RNA helicase DExH11 isoform X1; the encoded protein is MEPIEAANGLSFRVGFSGHSGHLRLEPLSTVERANPVNSVPDFILPPAFIEETQESIKAYIEEKYLRPNLDAEEFSPEKAGRDWEFDWFDKAKVPLEPSLPRSVVVPVWELPFRRQAKLSGSQIWEPDSLEVDISKLTSGVQDSGSLPRITGPPKDFMRGSISNRPFRPGGLDDSQSFERTLPDGALNGEWARELLNGGSAQSVPPSFKQGLHLGDLKAHPCSWTVYKEQGSAKRLPDEREKMVELSVQFDDLFKKAWEDDTTADYEEEAHLSDHEPTVPEAETDEIDAQGQMRSLGVPLLDEILSDELGGTAVKSGEKNPNDGRQQEGQVWAITAEDGIADHFHELVPDMALEFPFELDKFQKEAIYCLERGDSVFVSAHTSAGKTVVAEYAFALASKHCTRAIYTAPIKTISNQKYRDFCGKFDVGLLTGDISLRPEASCLIMTTEILRSMLYRGADIIRDIEWVIFDEVHYVNDAERGVVWEEVIIMLPRHVNIILLSATVPNTMEFADWIGRTKQKKIRVTGTTKRPVPLEHCLFYSGELYRICESEIFIQQGLRAARDAFKKKNAPPGGAGNGPKAGPSPVRGGGQGEKCENFSRGKLNKHSGAHNLGKSSGNGAGNQGNGNGDNNWGLRRSEASLWLQLINKLSKKSLLPVVVFCFSKNRCDRSADSLTGTDLTSSSEKSEIRVFCDKAFSRLKGSDRNLPQIVRIQSLLRRGIGVHHAGLLPIVKEVIEMLFCRGVIKVLFSTETFAMGVNAPARTVVFDSLRKFDGKDFRELLPGEYTQMAGRAGRRGLDKFGTVIVMCRDEIPEESNLRHVIVGSATKLESQFRLTYIMILHLLRVEELKVEDMLKRSFAEFHAQKGLSETHTLLKTMLDQPTKSIECIKGEPAIKEYYEMHEEAERLNNDIADSVMQSPVAAHFLTPGRVVVVKCQSGQDHFLGVVIEAEAGKRQYIVLTLRPDLAPTVQSSPGSGNLQDVKVSEFQQGSFLLPKSKRRIEEEYDSAFTSRKRSGAIRIQLPHHGAASGMSYEVRRVETREFLFMCSKRIQVNQVGLLEDDSAAAYSKTVQQLLDLKSGRSKYPPALDPVKDLKLKDVELVNKYRQRDTLLRKMTENKCHGCIKLAEHMKLAEEIRKHKEKVAELKFQMSDEALQQMPEFQGRVEVLKKIGCIDADLVVQLKGRVACEMNSGEELICTECLFDNQLDCLEPEEAVALMSAFVFQQRNTSEPTLTPKLLEARQRLHETAIRLGQLQVELGLPISPEEYAQENLKFGLVEVVYEWAKGTPFADICKLTDVPEGLIVRTIVRLDETCREFKNAASIMGNSALHKKMEAASNAIKRDIVFAASLYITGV
- the LOC116200214 gene encoding DExH-box ATP-dependent RNA helicase DExH11 isoform X2 is translated as MEPIEAANGLSFRVGFSGHSGHLRLEPLSTVERANPVNSVPDFILPPAFIEETQESIKAYIEEKYLRPNLDAEEFSPEKAGRDWEFDWFDKAKVPLEPSLPRSVVVPVWELPFRRQAKLSGSQIWEPDSLEVDISKLTSGVQDSGSLPRITGPPKDFMRGSISNRPFRPGGLDDSQSFERTLPDGALNGEWARELLNGGSAQSVPPSFKQGLHLGDLKAHPCSWTVYKEQGSAKRLPDEREKMVELSVQFDDLFKKAWEDDTTADYEEEAHLSDHEPTVPEAETDEIDAQGQMRSLGVPLLDEILSDELGGTAVKSGEKNPNDGRQQEVWAITAEDGIADHFHELVPDMALEFPFELDKFQKEAIYCLERGDSVFVSAHTSAGKTVVAEYAFALASKHCTRAIYTAPIKTISNQKYRDFCGKFDVGLLTGDISLRPEASCLIMTTEILRSMLYRGADIIRDIEWVIFDEVHYVNDAERGVVWEEVIIMLPRHVNIILLSATVPNTMEFADWIGRTKQKKIRVTGTTKRPVPLEHCLFYSGELYRICESEIFIQQGLRAARDAFKKKNAPPGGAGNGPKAGPSPVRGGGQGEKCENFSRGKLNKHSGAHNLGKSSGNGAGNQGNGNGDNNWGLRRSEASLWLQLINKLSKKSLLPVVVFCFSKNRCDRSADSLTGTDLTSSSEKSEIRVFCDKAFSRLKGSDRNLPQIVRIQSLLRRGIGVHHAGLLPIVKEVIEMLFCRGVIKVLFSTETFAMGVNAPARTVVFDSLRKFDGKDFRELLPGEYTQMAGRAGRRGLDKFGTVIVMCRDEIPEESNLRHVIVGSATKLESQFRLTYIMILHLLRVEELKVEDMLKRSFAEFHAQKGLSETHTLLKTMLDQPTKSIECIKGEPAIKEYYEMHEEAERLNNDIADSVMQSPVAAHFLTPGRVVVVKCQSGQDHFLGVVIEAEAGKRQYIVLTLRPDLAPTVQSSPGSGNLQDVKVSEFQQGSFLLPKSKRRIEEEYDSAFTSRKRSGAIRIQLPHHGAASGMSYEVRRVETREFLFMCSKRIQVNQVGLLEDDSAAAYSKTVQQLLDLKSGRSKYPPALDPVKDLKLKDVELVNKYRQRDTLLRKMTENKCHGCIKLAEHMKLAEEIRKHKEKVAELKFQMSDEALQQMPEFQGRVEVLKKIGCIDADLVVQLKGRVACEMNSGEELICTECLFDNQLDCLEPEEAVALMSAFVFQQRNTSEPTLTPKLLEARQRLHETAIRLGQLQVELGLPISPEEYAQENLKFGLVEVVYEWAKGTPFADICKLTDVPEGLIVRTIVRLDETCREFKNAASIMGNSALHKKMEAASNAIKRDIVFAASLYITGV